A genomic region of Arvicola amphibius chromosome X, mArvAmp1.2, whole genome shotgun sequence contains the following coding sequences:
- the LOC119805389 gene encoding LOW QUALITY PROTEIN: protein max-like (The sequence of the model RefSeq protein was modified relative to this genomic sequence to represent the inferred CDS: inserted 2 bases in 1 codon; deleted 1 base in 1 codon) — MSNNDNIEVESNADKWAHHNALERKHRDHIKDRFHSLRDSVPSLQGEKASRAQILDKATKYIPYMRRKNHTHQHXLKQQNALPERQVRAQEKARSSAQLQTNYPSSDNSLYTNAKGGTISAFDGGSDSSSEPEPEKPQSRKKLRMEAS; from the exons ATGAGCAATAACGATAACATTGAGGTAGAGAGCAACGCTGACAAATGGGCTCACCATAATGCACTGGAACGAAAACATAGGGACCACATCAAAGACAGATTTCACAGTTTGCGGGACTCGGTCCCATCACTCCAAGGAGAGAAGGCATCCCGGGCCCAAATCTTAGACAAGGCAACAAAGTATATCCCGTATATGCGAAGG AAAAACCACACGCACCAGCA TCTCAAGCAGCAGAATGCTCTTCCGGAGCGGCAAGTCCGTGCACAGGAGAAAGCAAGGTCAAGTGCCCAACTGCAGACCAACTACCCCTCCTCAGACAACAGCCTCTACACCAACGCCAAGGGCGGCACCATCTCTGCCTTCGATGGGGGTTCAGACTCCAGCTCAGAGCCCGAGCCTGAAAAGCCCCAGAGCAGGAAGAAACTCCGGATGGAGGCCAGCTAA